A genomic stretch from Desulfuromonas acetoxidans DSM 684 includes:
- a CDS encoding M42 family metallopeptidase, whose protein sequence is MEQHHYDLLKEMSQTPSPSGFEQPIQRVVRRVQTGLADEVRTDVMGNVISRLDGQGNSRPKVMLAGHCDEIGFMIKYIDEEGFIYFAPIGGVDAHLVPGQRVHVHSANGPILGVVGKKPIHLMEPKDRETVVKFKDQFIDIGCASRDEALELVAMGDPMTFVPSMERLQGELVTSRAFDDKMGAFIVTRVLQEVKQRGPAPADLYSVTTVQEEIGLRGASASVYGVNPDVGIAVDVGFSSDFPGLNKTELGDLRVGQGPIIARGANINPVLFDLLVATAQEESIPYQVVGMPRATGTDANVMQLSRGGVAAALVSVPLRYMHSPVEVLSLADLEATIALLAAVIYKIDNAGMFIPQ, encoded by the coding sequence ATGGAACAGCACCATTACGATTTACTCAAGGAAATGTCGCAAACTCCAAGTCCTTCGGGGTTTGAGCAACCGATCCAGAGAGTTGTACGGCGCGTGCAGACCGGTTTGGCCGATGAGGTGCGCACCGATGTGATGGGCAACGTGATCTCCCGCCTCGATGGTCAAGGCAACAGCCGTCCCAAAGTGATGCTGGCCGGTCATTGTGACGAGATCGGTTTCATGATCAAGTACATTGACGAGGAAGGTTTCATCTATTTTGCCCCCATTGGTGGCGTGGATGCCCATCTGGTGCCGGGGCAGCGGGTGCATGTCCATAGCGCCAATGGCCCGATTCTCGGTGTGGTTGGGAAAAAACCGATCCACCTCATGGAACCAAAAGACCGCGAGACCGTGGTTAAATTTAAAGATCAATTTATCGATATCGGTTGCGCTAGCCGCGACGAGGCTCTGGAGCTGGTCGCCATGGGTGACCCGATGACCTTTGTTCCCAGCATGGAACGGCTGCAGGGGGAACTGGTCACGTCGCGAGCCTTTGATGATAAGATGGGCGCCTTTATCGTCACCCGGGTGTTACAGGAAGTGAAACAGCGCGGTCCGGCGCCGGCAGATCTTTACAGTGTGACGACGGTTCAGGAGGAGATCGGCCTACGTGGAGCTTCCGCCAGTGTCTACGGAGTCAATCCTGATGTTGGGATTGCCGTAGATGTCGGTTTTTCCAGTGACTTTCCTGGGCTCAATAAAACCGAGCTCGGTGATCTACGTGTTGGCCAGGGCCCAATCATCGCCCGTGGTGCCAATATCAACCCGGTGTTGTTTGATTTGCTAGTTGCCACGGCTCAAGAGGAGAGTATCCCTTATCAGGTGGTGGGTATGCCGCGTGCCACGGGTACTGACGCGAATGTAATGCAACTGAGTCGTGGTGGTGTTGCCGCCGCCCTGGTCAGTGTGCCGCTACGCTATATGCACTCTCCGGTGGAGGTGCTGTCTCTGGCTGATCTGGAAGCCACCATCGCCTTGCTTGCCGCTGTGATCTACAAAATTGATAACGCCGGCATGTTTATTCCGCAATAA
- the guaA gene encoding glutamine-hydrolyzing GMP synthase — MMADLHSEKILILDFGSQYTQLIARRVREAHVYCELHPYDMDLEAIRAFQPNGIILSGGPKSVYDEGAPAVEEALFELGVPVLGICYGMQLLNRHFGGHVVPAGKREYGHADLLSQGQPGPLFDGFFVDGKSPVWMSHGDHVEQVADGFDIIAATDNAPVCGIQNVERNLYGVQFHPEVNHTPRGEVLIDTFVRKICGCSGQWTPGQIIEDAVARIREQVGTDKVILGLSGGVDSSVAAALIHRAIGDQLTCVFVDNGLLRLNEGDQVMSTFAQNLGVKVIRVDAEDRFLTALAGETDPEKKRKIIGGLFVDIFEEESNKLTDAKWLAQGTIYPDVIESAGAKTGKAHNIKSHHNVGGLPDYMKLQLLEPLRELFKDEVRTVGEELGLPHQMVWRHPFPGPGLGVRILGEIKKEYADILRQADAIYIEELYRSGHYEKISQAFAVFLPVKSVGVMGDGRTYEYVVALRAVETKDFMTAGWYPMPYADLARISSRIINEVKGINRVTYDISSKPPATIEWE, encoded by the coding sequence CTGATGGCCGACCTGCATAGCGAAAAAATTCTTATTCTCGATTTTGGTTCCCAATACACTCAACTCATCGCTCGCCGTGTGCGCGAAGCTCATGTCTATTGTGAACTCCATCCCTATGATATGGATCTCGAAGCGATACGTGCTTTTCAACCCAACGGCATCATTCTGTCCGGTGGGCCGAAATCCGTGTACGACGAAGGTGCACCGGCTGTGGAAGAGGCGCTGTTTGAACTCGGGGTTCCGGTGTTGGGCATCTGCTACGGCATGCAATTGCTTAACCGTCACTTTGGTGGTCATGTCGTGCCAGCCGGTAAACGTGAATACGGCCATGCCGATCTGCTCAGTCAGGGGCAGCCCGGCCCGTTGTTTGACGGTTTTTTTGTTGACGGCAAAAGTCCGGTATGGATGAGTCATGGTGACCATGTTGAGCAGGTCGCTGACGGTTTTGATATTATTGCGGCGACGGATAACGCGCCGGTGTGTGGTATCCAGAATGTTGAGCGCAACCTCTATGGGGTGCAGTTTCACCCTGAAGTCAATCATACGCCGCGTGGCGAGGTGCTGATCGACACCTTTGTTCGTAAAATCTGCGGTTGCAGTGGTCAATGGACGCCGGGGCAGATTATTGAAGATGCCGTGGCCCGCATTCGTGAACAGGTGGGCACCGACAAGGTGATTCTTGGTCTGTCCGGTGGTGTCGACTCCTCGGTGGCGGCAGCCCTGATTCATCGCGCCATTGGCGATCAGCTCACCTGCGTGTTTGTCGATAACGGCCTGCTGCGCCTCAATGAGGGCGATCAGGTGATGAGTACCTTTGCTCAAAATCTCGGCGTCAAAGTGATCCGCGTTGATGCTGAGGATCGTTTTCTTACCGCCCTGGCCGGTGAGACCGACCCGGAGAAAAAGCGCAAGATTATCGGTGGTCTGTTTGTCGATATTTTCGAAGAGGAATCCAACAAGCTCACCGATGCCAAGTGGCTGGCGCAGGGGACGATCTATCCCGACGTCATCGAATCCGCCGGTGCTAAGACCGGCAAGGCCCACAATATCAAGAGCCATCACAATGTTGGCGGTCTGCCCGATTACATGAAGCTGCAACTGCTTGAGCCATTGCGTGAGCTGTTTAAGGACGAAGTGCGTACCGTTGGCGAAGAACTGGGTCTGCCGCATCAGATGGTGTGGCGCCATCCGTTCCCCGGTCCCGGCCTTGGTGTGCGGATTCTCGGTGAAATCAAAAAGGAGTATGCCGATATCCTGCGCCAGGCGGATGCCATCTATATTGAAGAGCTGTACCGCAGCGGCCATTACGAAAAGATCAGCCAGGCCTTTGCTGTGTTCCTGCCGGTCAAAAGTGTTGGCGTCATGGGCGATGGCCGCACTTACGAATATGTCGTCGCGTTGCGGGCCGTTGAAACCAAGGACTTTATGACGGCCGGTTGGTATCCGATGCCCTATGCCGATCTGGCGCGCATCAGCAGCCGGATCATCAATGAGGTCAAGGGGATCAATCGGGTAACTTACGATATCTCCAGCAAGCCGCCGGCAACGATTGAGTGGGAATAG
- a CDS encoding ComEA family DNA-binding protein, protein MLHTFKTTLLAIALCLMLVAPALAGTAVNINTATVEQLQSVNGIGQKTAEKIVAYRTSHGTYSSVDQLCNIKGIGKASLSKMGDQLCVQ, encoded by the coding sequence ATGCTTCACACGTTCAAAACCACCTTGTTGGCCATCGCCCTGTGTCTGATGTTGGTCGCTCCAGCCCTGGCCGGCACCGCCGTCAACATTAACACAGCCACGGTTGAACAGTTACAAAGCGTCAACGGCATTGGCCAGAAAACAGCCGAGAAGATTGTCGCCTACCGCACCAGCCACGGCACCTATTCCTCGGTAGACCAGCTCTGTAATATTAAAGGGATCGGCAAAGCCTCCCTGTCTAAAATGGGCGATCAGCTTTGCGTACAATAA
- the guaB gene encoding IMP dehydrogenase, which yields MLDPELREGLTFDDVLLVPAHSQVLPKEVDLSTQLTASISLNIPLMSAAMDTVTEARSAICMAREGGIGVIHKNMSPQEQALEVDQVKKSESGMIVDPITMEPKQKIYEALQLMEQYRISGVPITENGRLVGILTNRDLRFETQLDQPIENVMTKDKLVTVPPGTTLEEAKFHLHKHRIEKLLVVDDDYALKGLITIKDIEKVRKYPMACKDEFGRLRAAAAVGVGGDCYERLEQLVRAGVDAVVVDTAHGHSQGVIESVVEIKRTYPDLQMIAGNIATAEAAEALIKAGVDAVKVGIGPGSICTTRVVAGVGVPQITAIADVSRITQKAGIPLIADGGIKYSGELPKAITAGADVIMIGSLFAGTEESPGETILYQGRTYKSYRGMGSLGAMKKGSKDRYFQGDVESDVKLVPEGIEGRVPFRGTLSANVHQLLGGLRAGMGYTGCRNLKELQQNAHFIRITNAGLRESHVHDVNITHEAPNYRIERPS from the coding sequence ATGCTCGACCCTGAATTACGGGAAGGACTCACCTTTGATGATGTTCTTCTGGTCCCTGCTCATTCCCAGGTATTGCCGAAAGAAGTGGATCTGTCCACTCAGTTGACCGCGTCCATTTCGTTGAACATTCCGCTGATGTCCGCGGCGATGGATACTGTCACGGAAGCGCGTTCCGCCATCTGCATGGCGCGCGAAGGGGGGATCGGCGTTATCCACAAGAATATGTCGCCCCAGGAGCAAGCTCTTGAGGTCGATCAGGTTAAAAAATCGGAAAGCGGCATGATCGTCGACCCGATTACCATGGAGCCGAAGCAGAAGATCTATGAAGCGCTGCAACTGATGGAGCAATATCGTATCTCCGGGGTGCCGATTACGGAAAACGGTCGTTTGGTCGGTATTCTCACCAATCGCGATCTGCGCTTTGAAACCCAGCTTGATCAGCCGATCGAAAATGTCATGACCAAGGACAAGCTGGTCACTGTCCCGCCGGGTACCACTCTCGAAGAGGCCAAATTTCATCTCCACAAGCATCGCATTGAAAAACTGCTGGTGGTTGATGACGATTACGCCCTCAAAGGGTTGATCACCATTAAGGATATCGAAAAAGTCCGCAAGTATCCGATGGCGTGTAAAGACGAATTCGGTCGCCTGCGGGCCGCAGCCGCTGTCGGCGTTGGTGGTGACTGCTACGAGCGTTTGGAACAGCTGGTGCGCGCCGGGGTCGACGCCGTAGTTGTTGATACCGCTCACGGCCATTCGCAGGGTGTTATCGAGTCGGTGGTCGAGATCAAGCGCACCTATCCTGATCTGCAGATGATTGCCGGTAACATTGCCACCGCCGAAGCGGCCGAAGCCCTGATCAAGGCCGGTGTCGATGCGGTCAAGGTTGGTATCGGTCCCGGTTCTATCTGCACCACCCGTGTTGTCGCCGGGGTGGGTGTGCCTCAGATTACGGCCATTGCCGATGTTTCCCGTATCACCCAAAAGGCCGGAATTCCACTGATTGCCGATGGCGGCATTAAGTATTCCGGTGAATTGCCCAAGGCGATTACCGCCGGTGCCGATGTGATCATGATCGGTTCCCTGTTTGCCGGAACCGAGGAATCCCCTGGTGAAACCATCCTCTATCAGGGGCGTACTTACAAGTCCTATCGTGGTATGGGCAGTCTTGGAGCGATGAAAAAAGGCAGTAAGGACCGCTACTTCCAGGGCGATGTCGAAAGTGACGTCAAGCTGGTTCCCGAGGGTATCGAAGGCCGCGTTCCGTTCCGTGGCACCCTGTCTGCCAATGTCCATCAATTGCTTGGTGGTCTGCGTGCCGGCATGGGTTATACCGGCTGCCGCAACTTGAAAGAGTTGCAGCAGAATGCTCACTTTATTCGCATTACCAATGCCGGACTGCGCGAATCCCATGTTCATGATGTCAATATCACCCACGAAGCCCCTAACTATCGGATTGAACGCCCCAGCTAA
- the gmhB gene encoding D-glycero-beta-D-manno-heptose 1,7-bisphosphate 7-phosphatase has protein sequence MLQKKYPAVFLDRDGTINVERDYLYRTEDFCFIDGADKAIRQLNDAGFVVVVVTNQSGVARGYYGEKDVERLHEYLSQQLAEIGAHVDGYYYCPHHPQSGQSPYVQECDCRKGKPGMLLQAARELDIDLSRSWMVGDKKADVDAGLAAGCRPVLVRTGHGESECHKIEADQVPVCDDLSAAVALILSNLLNK, from the coding sequence ATGTTGCAGAAAAAATATCCCGCTGTGTTTCTGGACCGTGACGGCACGATCAATGTTGAACGGGACTACTTGTACCGGACTGAAGACTTTTGTTTTATTGACGGGGCCGATAAGGCGATTCGTCAACTGAATGATGCCGGCTTTGTGGTTGTTGTTGTGACCAACCAGTCCGGAGTTGCCCGCGGTTATTACGGCGAAAAAGACGTTGAGAGGCTCCATGAGTACCTTTCGCAGCAATTGGCTGAGATTGGTGCTCATGTCGATGGTTATTACTATTGTCCCCACCATCCGCAGTCAGGCCAGTCCCCCTATGTTCAGGAGTGCGATTGTCGTAAAGGAAAGCCGGGTATGTTGTTGCAGGCTGCTCGTGAGCTTGATATTGATCTGTCGCGGTCGTGGATGGTGGGGGATAAAAAGGCCGATGTTGATGCTGGCCTGGCTGCCGGGTGTCGACCGGTTCTGGTGCGTACCGGTCATGGTGAAAGCGAGTGTCATAAGATTGAGGCCGATCAGGTGCCGGTGTGTGATGATTTGAGCGCCGCCGTGGCGTTGATCTTGTCTAACCTTTTGAATAAGTGA